In one Apostichopus japonicus isolate 1M-3 chromosome 18, ASM3797524v1, whole genome shotgun sequence genomic region, the following are encoded:
- the LOC139958406 gene encoding citrate synthase, mitochondrial-like isoform X1 → MSVVNNVSRRVLLHSKNLVLSTRCVSSSTNLKEVLEQKVPETQADVKEFRKQHGSKVVGEVQVDMMYGGMRGIKGLVTETSVLDPDEGIRFRGYTIPECQEKLPKAPGGAEPLPEGLFWLLVTGDIPTEDQVKALSNEWAKRAAIPSHVVQMLNNFPTTLHPMSQFSAAIVALNSESKFAEAYSKGVHKSKYWEFAYEDGMNLIAKLPTVAATIYRNLYREGSSVCPINTDLDWSANFSAMLGYDDKDFVDLLRLYLFLHSDHEGGNVSAHATHLIGSALSDPYLSFAGGMNGLAGPLHGLANQEVLVWISKLRETLGGDVSDDQLKEFIWNTLQSGQVVPGFGHAVLRKTDPRYVAQREFALKHMPEDPLFKLTSQLYKVVPDILLKQGKAKNPWPNVDAHSGVILWHYGLTEMNYYTVMFGVSRALGTMASLIWDRALGFPLERPKSMSTEGLKKLVGAS, encoded by the exons ATGTCCGTGGTTAATAATGTATCAAGGAGAGTGCTTCTCCATTCGAAG AACCTTGTTCTCAGCACAAGATGCGTCTCTTCATCAACG aatttgaaagaagttttgGAGCAAAAAGTCCCAGAAACACAAGCAGATGTCAAAGAATTTAGGAAGCAGCATGGATCAAAAGTTGTAGGCGAGGTGCAGGTTGATATG ATGTACGGTGGTATGAGGGGTATTAAAGGACTGGTCACAGAAACCTCTGTATTGGATCCAGATGAAGGCATCCGTTTCCGTGGTTACACTATCCCAGAATGCCAAGAGAAGCTCCCCAAGGCACCAGGCGGTGCGGAGCCACTCCCAGAGGGTCTCTTCTGGTTGTTGGTTACGGGGGATATTCCAACAGAAGACCAA GTCAAGGCACTATCCAATGAGTGGGCCAAGAGGGCTGCTATCCCGTCACACGTGGTTCAGATGCTGAACAACTTCCCAACCACCTTACATCCGATGTCACAATTCAGTGCGGCCATCGTAGCTTTGAATAGCGAGAGCAAATTTGCAGAGGCCTACTCCAAGGGTGTGCACAAATCAAAATACTGGGAG TTTGCATATGAAGATGGAATGAATCTTATCGCCAAGTTGCCAACGGTTGCTGCCACCATTTATCGCAACCTCTACAGAGAAGGCAGTAGCGTCTGTCCCATAAACACTGACCTTGATTGGTCTGCCAACTTCTCCGCTATGCTCGGCTACGATGACAAAGATTTTGTAGACCTGTTAAGACTTTACCTCTTTCTTCATAG TGACCACGAGGGCGGTAATGTGAGTGCTCACGCAACGCATCTCATCGGTAGTGCTCTTTCGGATCCATACCTTAGTTTTGCAGGCGGTATGAACGGTCTCGCAGGACCCCTCCATGGATTAGCCAATCAG GAAGTGTTAGTCTGGATTAGCAAGCTCAGGGAGACCCTCGGTGGGGATGTCTCTGATGACCAACTAAAGGAATTCATTTGGAACACATTACAATCTGGCCAG GTCGTACCAGGATTCGGTCATGCCGTTCTACGTAAGACAGATCCACGATATGTGGCGCAGCGAGAGTTTGCACTCAAGCACATGCCCGAGGACCCTCTATTCAAGCTAACCAGCCAATTGTACAAGGTGGTTCCCGATATCCTCCTAAAGCAAGGCAAGGCCAAGAACCCATGGCCAAATGTTGATGCTCACAGCGGTGTCATTCTGTGG CATTACGGTCTAACGGAAATGAATTACTACACAGTAATGTTCGGTGTGTCTAGAGCCTTGGGAACAATGGCGTCACTTATCTGGGATAGAGCCCTAGGGTTCCCCTTGGAGAGACCAAAGTCGATGAGCACAGAGGGCCTTAAAAAGCTTGTCGGTGCCTCCTAA
- the LOC139958406 gene encoding citrate synthase, mitochondrial-like isoform X2 — MMYGGMRGIKGLVTETSVLDPDEGIRFRGYTIPECQEKLPKAPGGAEPLPEGLFWLLVTGDIPTEDQVKALSNEWAKRAAIPSHVVQMLNNFPTTLHPMSQFSAAIVALNSESKFAEAYSKGVHKSKYWEFAYEDGMNLIAKLPTVAATIYRNLYREGSSVCPINTDLDWSANFSAMLGYDDKDFVDLLRLYLFLHSDHEGGNVSAHATHLIGSALSDPYLSFAGGMNGLAGPLHGLANQEVLVWISKLRETLGGDVSDDQLKEFIWNTLQSGQVVPGFGHAVLRKTDPRYVAQREFALKHMPEDPLFKLTSQLYKVVPDILLKQGKAKNPWPNVDAHSGVILWHYGLTEMNYYTVMFGVSRALGTMASLIWDRALGFPLERPKSMSTEGLKKLVGAS; from the exons ATG ATGTACGGTGGTATGAGGGGTATTAAAGGACTGGTCACAGAAACCTCTGTATTGGATCCAGATGAAGGCATCCGTTTCCGTGGTTACACTATCCCAGAATGCCAAGAGAAGCTCCCCAAGGCACCAGGCGGTGCGGAGCCACTCCCAGAGGGTCTCTTCTGGTTGTTGGTTACGGGGGATATTCCAACAGAAGACCAA GTCAAGGCACTATCCAATGAGTGGGCCAAGAGGGCTGCTATCCCGTCACACGTGGTTCAGATGCTGAACAACTTCCCAACCACCTTACATCCGATGTCACAATTCAGTGCGGCCATCGTAGCTTTGAATAGCGAGAGCAAATTTGCAGAGGCCTACTCCAAGGGTGTGCACAAATCAAAATACTGGGAG TTTGCATATGAAGATGGAATGAATCTTATCGCCAAGTTGCCAACGGTTGCTGCCACCATTTATCGCAACCTCTACAGAGAAGGCAGTAGCGTCTGTCCCATAAACACTGACCTTGATTGGTCTGCCAACTTCTCCGCTATGCTCGGCTACGATGACAAAGATTTTGTAGACCTGTTAAGACTTTACCTCTTTCTTCATAG TGACCACGAGGGCGGTAATGTGAGTGCTCACGCAACGCATCTCATCGGTAGTGCTCTTTCGGATCCATACCTTAGTTTTGCAGGCGGTATGAACGGTCTCGCAGGACCCCTCCATGGATTAGCCAATCAG GAAGTGTTAGTCTGGATTAGCAAGCTCAGGGAGACCCTCGGTGGGGATGTCTCTGATGACCAACTAAAGGAATTCATTTGGAACACATTACAATCTGGCCAG GTCGTACCAGGATTCGGTCATGCCGTTCTACGTAAGACAGATCCACGATATGTGGCGCAGCGAGAGTTTGCACTCAAGCACATGCCCGAGGACCCTCTATTCAAGCTAACCAGCCAATTGTACAAGGTGGTTCCCGATATCCTCCTAAAGCAAGGCAAGGCCAAGAACCCATGGCCAAATGTTGATGCTCACAGCGGTGTCATTCTGTGG CATTACGGTCTAACGGAAATGAATTACTACACAGTAATGTTCGGTGTGTCTAGAGCCTTGGGAACAATGGCGTCACTTATCTGGGATAGAGCCCTAGGGTTCCCCTTGGAGAGACCAAAGTCGATGAGCACAGAGGGCCTTAAAAAGCTTGTCGGTGCCTCCTAA
- the LOC139958407 gene encoding 10 kDa heat shock protein, mitochondrial-like, with translation MAAALRRFKPLFDRILVERFTPELKTKGGLLIPEKAQAKVLDATVVAVGSGLRKEDGTFTAMTVGVGDRVLLPEYGGTKVEIEDKEFHLFREGDILAKWEQDS, from the exons ATG GCTGCTGCACTAAGAAGATTCAAACCACTATTTGACAGAATCCTTGTTGAAAGATTTACACCAGAGCTGAAAACCAAAGGAGGTTTGCTGATCCCAGAAAAAGCTCAAGCTAAAGTCCTTGATGCCACAGTTGTAGCTGTTGGCTCTGGACTCAGGAAGGAG GATGGTACCTTTACAGCTATGACAGTGGGTGTAGGTGATAGGGTCCTCCTTCCAGAGTATGGCGGCACCAAAGTGGAAATTGAAGACAAA GAATTCCACCTCTTCAGGGAAGGAGATATCCTGGCCAAATGGGAACAAGATTCATGA